The Natronolimnobius baerhuensis DNA segment ACCGGGACAGTTCGTCTTGCTGCGCGCGGTTCCCGGCGAGGGCGCAGTCGATGACCCGGACGATGACGACGTCGTCGAGCGCCACTATACGCTCTCCTCGCCGTCCGTCGCGGACACCTTCGAGATCACCGTCGGTGTCGACCCCGAGGGCGACCTCTCGCCGTGGCTCGCCGACCTCGAGGGCGGCGAAACCGTCCATATCGACGGCCCGTTCGGGACGATTACCTACGACGGCGACGAAGACGGCGACGTCGTCGCTATCGCAGGCGGACCGGGCGTCGGTCCCGCAATCGCCATCGCCGAAGCCGCCCACGACGCCGGTCACGACGCCGTCGTGATCTATCAGGACGACGCGCCCGCTCACCGCGAGCGACTCGAGGCCCTCGCGGACGATGATGTCCCGGTCGAACTCGTCGCGGGCGACGACCGCGAGGCACTTACCGACGCAATCGAGACGCATCTCGAGGCAGGACAGGTGTACGCGTTCGGCTTCGATGCGTTCGTGACGACCGTCGCCGAGACAATTGAGGACGCTGGCGGCGACGCCGACGGTGCACACATCGAGAACTTCGGCTAATCTGCTCGGTTGTTTGCCTGTCTCCGCGTGATACTTGCAAGCACAGTACCTACGCTCGCACGCGTTGTACATCACCACATGGTGGATGACGACCTCGAACTCGAGCGTGATATCGGCCAGGCAACGATTGTCTACGACGAACCGGACGAAGGGACGGTCAGAAAGACAGTCCCGAACGAACACATCGCCTACTTTCAGGACCACTGGATAATCAAGACCGACGAGGACGAGGAGGGCCACGATATCGTCCGTCGCGTCCCCGCCCAGCGAGTGCACTACGTCGAGCGCTCCGTCGAGCAGTTCGAAGAGGAAGTCGCGACGCTCGTCGATCAGGTCCAATCGTTCGCGGCCGATCTGCGGACGAAACTGCCAGTCGGCGGGGGAAACAGCGAGCAACAACGTGAGCCTGACGACCCGCCCGAACCGCATCGTATCAACATCGAGGAAGGGAGTCCCGACGGCCCAGACGATTCGACGTCCCAGTAGCGCGGTCAGTACTCGACGAACTCGAGCAACACGCCGCCCGTATCCGCCGGGTGGAGAAAGGCCACCGTGTGTCCCCACGCACCGGGACGTGGCTCCTCGTCGATTAATCGAACATCACTCGCGCGCGCACGCTCGAGCGCGCCCTCGAGATCACCAGTCGCGAGCGCGAGGTGGTGAATCCCCGCACCGTGTGAGTCGAGATACTGCGCAATTGTCCCGTCCTCGAGTGGCTCGAGCAGTTCGAAGTAGCCGTTTCCGCAGTCTACAAAGACGACGCGCATGCCGTCGAACTCCTCTTCGTGGGCGATCTCGAGGCCGAAGAGGTCTGCGTACAGATCGGCGAGTTCGGCCGCGTCGTCGGTCGCGACACCGGCGTGATCGAAATGCGTGTTCATACTGTCCGTTCGCGGACGGCCTTCAAAAATCGCTGGGCGAGTCGGCCCTCGGCAAACAGTTGCAGTTAGTCCGCTCGAGGCGAAAGTTCTCGAGAGCCGGTCGACGCCGACTGTTCGGTGCGGCCGCCGAGCGTCTCGAAGTCGAAGTTGTCGAACTCGGAGGGAGCGGTGCCTTCGACGGCGTAGACGTACAGTGCGGTCTTTGCGACGCCCCAGATCGTCTGGCCGAGGACGTAGGTGAACGCGAGTGCACCGCCGACGAGGACGACCGCGAGGACGAATCCCGGTGCGGGGACGACGGAGGCGACGGCGAGCGAAATCGCAAGTGCGCCACCGACGAACACGAACCCGATGAGCGCCGTAATCAGCGTGATGCCGAAGCCGGCACCCAGCGTCTCGCCCCACGTCTCCTTAAATGTCGAGCCACTGCGCGTGAACATCGACTTGATAGAGACGTCTTCGAAGACGATCACCGGCACGATGAAGAAGGTCATAATCGACCAGCCGACGGCGAACAACGCCCCGAGCAGCGAGGCGACGGGGTTGTCCGATCCCTCGAGACTCTTGAGGATCACGCTGACGGTCGCAGCGATCACCGACCAGACCATGATTGGACCGAGCCGGTCACTGACTGCGCTGAGACACTTTCGCACCGCCGGTTCGCGCCCGTGAAACGCCTCGTTCGTCCCGTAGACCAGCGCAGCCGAACAGTACGTACTGACGAACGTCGTCACTAGAT contains these protein-coding regions:
- a CDS encoding FAD-dependent oxidoreductase, which gives rise to MDGTPVTVVSVRDVGPETVALDLETPAEFDAAPGQFVLLRAVPGEGAVDDPDDDDVVERHYTLSSPSVADTFEITVGVDPEGDLSPWLADLEGGETVHIDGPFGTITYDGDEDGDVVAIAGGPGVGPAIAIAEAAHDAGHDAVVIYQDDAPAHRERLEALADDDVPVELVAGDDREALTDAIETHLEAGQVYAFGFDAFVTTVAETIEDAGGDADGAHIENFG
- the mce gene encoding methylmalonyl-CoA epimerase produces the protein MNTHFDHAGVATDDAAELADLYADLFGLEIAHEEEFDGMRVVFVDCGNGYFELLEPLEDGTIAQYLDSHGAGIHHLALATGDLEGALERARASDVRLIDEEPRPGAWGHTVAFLHPADTGGVLLEFVEY
- a CDS encoding DUF6159 family protein, whose product is MLSNANGTKIGFFGRLKTGWTLTKDSISVIRHHPRLLVLPALAGASSLLFFALFFGPLLIADALGSGLEYAVLFVLYLVTTFVSTYCSAALVYGTNEAFHGREPAVRKCLSAVSDRLGPIMVWSVIAATVSVILKSLEGSDNPVASLLGALFAVGWSIMTFFIVPVIVFEDVSIKSMFTRSGSTFKETWGETLGAGFGITLITALIGFVFVGGALAISLAVASVVPAPGFVLAVVLVGGALAFTYVLGQTIWGVAKTALYVYAVEGTAPSEFDNFDFETLGGRTEQSASTGSRELSPRAD